Within the Deltaproteobacteria bacterium genome, the region TCTATTTGGAAAACGTACGTTTAACACACCTTCTGCCACAAGTAAAGAACAAAAGTGGAGCAATTCATGTAGCATCTCTGCGGTAGTGGCCGCTCTTGCCACCACGCTTTTCCAGCAGCTGGATGGAGAGGATCTGCATATCCCGATCATAGGACTTGCACATGTCGTAGACGGTCAGGGCAGCTATAGATACCGCCACCAGAGCTTCCATCTCTACCCCAGTTCGATCGAGGGCTTTTGCCATCGCCTGCACCACTATTTCTGATTTTGGCCTGTCTGGAGTGAAGTCAATAGTCACGTTAGACAGCCTGAGGG harbors:
- the moaC gene encoding cyclic pyranopterin monophosphate synthase MoaC, whose translation is MEQFTHIDEHGQAHMVDIGDKPSTERIAVASGRIRMRPETLEQITSFEVSKGDVLGVARLAGIMAAKKTSELIPLCHPLRLSNVTIDFTPDRPKSEIVVQAMAKALDRTGVEMEALVAVSIAALTVYDMCKSYDRDMQILSIQLLEKRGGKSGHYRRDAT